The Natrinema sp. DC36 genome includes the window GGGACGCGTTCGAGAAGGACAAATCGCGTGGGAAGGCGATCCTCGCCGACAGCGAGGAGACCGAAGACGGAATCTTCGTCCGCGAGGTGCCCGACGACGCGGAACTCGACGCGAAGTTCGCCGCCCGGTCCTGTCCCGTCGACGCGATCACGATCTACGACGACGACGGCGAGCAGCTGATTCCCTGAGACGGACTACTAGCAGTTATCTCCCGGCGTACCCGCGACCCGCCATGCGGGTGCGCCGGGACACAGTGACAGCAAGACCGTATGACGCCGGCTCGAGCGGCGAACGCGAAAAAGCCGCTCGAGAGACCGTCGATTATGAGATCTCGTCGTACTGCTCCGAGAGCTTCTCGGCGGCCTCGCCGAGCTGGTTGCGCTCGTACTCGGTGAGGTCCCACTCGACGATCTCCTCGACGCCGCCGGACCCGAGCTTGATGGGAACGCCGAACGCGGTGTCCTCGTGGCCGTACTCGCCCTCGAGCGCGACGCTTCCAGGGAGCACCTCGCCGGTGTCGCGCAGGATGGCCTCGACCATGTGGCCGACGCCGGACGCCGGGCCCCACTCGGTCGCGCCCTTCTTCTCGATGACGTTCATCGCCGAAGCCTGGAGCTCCTCGAGCAGGTCTTCCTTCTCGTCCTCGTCGAACTCGGGGTCCCGGCCGTCGACGCGGACCTTCGAAAAGACGGGGACCTGGG containing:
- a CDS encoding ferredoxin, with protein sequence MKVEFDEDVCIGMFQCVAEWDAFEKDKSRGKAILADSEETEDGIFVREVPDDAELDAKFAARSCPVDAITIYDDDGEQLIP